A single genomic interval of Mucilaginibacter robiniae harbors:
- a CDS encoding lysozyme inhibitor LprI family protein gives MRLPNWLQKIVKFIQNFFSHIPAELQAAIHTGVTVTENIKTFVDSPAADILTALIPGNLDDKIKTALRQALPTLLTQLKLADNCAGAQTSDEIVTCATQTLQALDGNIKNAFLHSLAVMIAQVAADGQLTWQDTACVVEWYYQQRFKAQDVQ, from the coding sequence ATGCGCTTACCTAATTGGCTTCAAAAAATTGTCAAATTCATTCAAAACTTCTTCAGCCATATTCCGGCCGAATTACAAGCTGCCATTCACACTGGCGTTACCGTAACTGAAAACATTAAAACCTTTGTAGATTCGCCTGCTGCAGATATTTTGACTGCCCTCATCCCCGGCAACCTCGACGACAAGATCAAAACCGCCCTGCGCCAAGCCTTACCTACCCTGCTTACCCAACTTAAATTAGCCGATAACTGCGCCGGTGCTCAAACTTCTGACGAGATTGTTACTTGTGCAACCCAAACCCTGCAAGCGCTGGATGGTAATATTAAGAATGCCTTTCTGCACAGCTTAGCAGTAATGATAGCCCAGGTAGCTGCTGATGGCCAATTAACCTGGCAAGACACAGCTTGTGTGGTAGAATGGTACTACCAGCAACGTTTCAAAGCACAGGATGTGCAATAG
- a CDS encoding acyltransferase family protein, whose amino-acid sequence MIPVIATFLIISANSNDILVLKTKLIQFIGKVSYSLYLWHWPVFVIAQYLGVEMTVTSISLMVLISLIAAYISYKYVETVNFNTSKVVLVALSILVLGTRFLSIVPANKSMYKAKTLALSNYKRAHSKETVDLFYLGKCFISKQSTFSKDYNQSDCLKIDSNKRNVMLLGDSHAADIAQSLEASLSKMGIHIMKAASSGCLPIYKPNGETQCSDMMNFIFNEYFPLHYKKIDGVIISANWVKVPEDQQEALISDLKKTIQVFKNYHIPTVIVGQNETYRIPYSVIVARECEYNIINRTQYLDANALKTNKLLLHKLTNSYIDIYNYKSVPSLSINNDPYMLDENHFTKYGANITVQKIISTPPFINFLQATSQRL is encoded by the coding sequence TTGATTCCAGTTATAGCTACTTTTTTAATAATTTCTGCTAACTCAAATGATATACTTGTTCTTAAAACTAAGCTAATACAGTTTATTGGCAAAGTATCCTACTCCTTATACTTATGGCATTGGCCTGTATTTGTCATAGCTCAATATTTGGGTGTTGAAATGACTGTAACTTCAATCAGTTTAATGGTATTAATATCACTTATAGCAGCATATATTTCTTATAAATATGTTGAAACTGTTAATTTTAATACTAGCAAAGTTGTTCTAGTAGCTCTTTCAATCTTAGTGTTAGGGACAAGATTTTTATCAATTGTTCCGGCAAACAAATCAATGTACAAGGCAAAAACCCTTGCATTGTCAAACTATAAAAGAGCACATTCGAAGGAAACAGTTGATTTGTTCTATTTGGGAAAATGCTTTATTAGTAAACAATCAACTTTTTCCAAAGATTACAACCAATCAGACTGCTTAAAAATTGATTCAAATAAAAGGAATGTAATGCTACTAGGAGATAGTCATGCGGCTGATATAGCTCAATCATTAGAAGCTAGCCTTTCTAAAATGGGTATTCACATTATGAAAGCAGCTTCAAGTGGGTGCTTACCGATATACAAACCAAATGGGGAAACACAATGCAGTGATATGATGAATTTCATATTTAATGAATATTTTCCTTTGCATTATAAAAAAATTGATGGTGTCATTATATCAGCCAATTGGGTTAAAGTGCCAGAAGATCAACAAGAAGCATTAATTTCAGACTTAAAAAAGACAATTCAAGTATTTAAAAATTATCACATTCCCACAGTGATAGTTGGTCAAAACGAAACGTACAGAATACCCTACTCGGTTATTGTTGCTAGAGAATGTGAGTACAATATAATTAATCGTACTCAATACCTAGATGCTAATGCTTTAAAAACAAATAAACTTCTGCTTCATAAGCTGACTAACTCTTATATAGATATTTACAATTACAAATCTGTACCTAGCTTATCCATTAATAATGATCCTTATATGCTAGATGAAAATCATTTTACCAAATATGGTGCGAACATAACAGTGCAAAAGATTATTAGTACTCCGCCATTTATTAACTTCTTACAAGCCACATCACAACGTCTTTAA
- a CDS encoding acyltransferase family protein, with protein sequence MQTVEVLDKVKVSNNFRYDINALRAVAILGVLLFHYNVPFFAGGFSGVDVFFVISGYLMSRIIINSIDKSTFSFIDFYSKRIKRIVPALLIVILTITIICFFFYFPEDYKLNEKYGTASLIFLSNILYWKSSGYFDPASNTNIFLHTWSLSVEWQFYMLYPIALLILSKLFKKKPQYWTFFILSTISIIVLSFLYTQHKATASFYLLPSRSWEMMFGGIAFFAEEKFQGFNTNVMLQYWGILLYFFAFTY encoded by the coding sequence ATGCAGACGGTTGAAGTTCTAGATAAGGTTAAAGTTTCCAATAATTTCAGATATGACATCAACGCACTAAGAGCTGTCGCAATTTTAGGTGTATTATTGTTTCATTATAATGTTCCTTTTTTTGCCGGAGGCTTTTCAGGAGTTGATGTTTTTTTTGTCATTTCTGGTTACTTAATGAGCCGAATCATAATTAACAGCATAGATAAAAGTACTTTCTCTTTTATAGATTTTTATAGTAAACGAATAAAAAGAATTGTACCTGCACTATTAATAGTAATACTTACTATTACTATAATATGCTTCTTTTTCTATTTTCCTGAAGATTATAAATTAAATGAAAAGTATGGAACAGCTAGTCTAATATTCTTATCAAACATATTATATTGGAAGAGTTCTGGCTACTTTGATCCTGCTTCAAACACTAATATTTTTTTACATACTTGGTCTTTATCTGTAGAATGGCAATTCTACATGCTTTATCCTATAGCGTTACTAATCCTAAGTAAACTTTTCAAGAAAAAGCCTCAATACTGGACATTCTTTATTTTATCTACAATTAGCATTATAGTATTATCATTTTTATATACGCAACATAAGGCTACAGCATCGTTTTATTTATTACCAAGTAGATCGTGGGAAATGATGTTTGGCGGAATTGCCTTTTTTGCTGAAGAAAAATTTCAAGGCTTTAATACAAACGTTATGTTGCAATATTGGGGTATATTACTATATTTTTTTGCTTTTACTTATTAA
- a CDS encoding GDSL-type esterase/lipase family protein, with protein MIINLVLAIVTIKLYYKLQSARVSKTTNSQPKITDKEIKASLYRLLPVKAGSTVIIGDSHTDFFPLSLLNKPVVKEGIAGDTTEGVLQRVEKVSECNPAKVFIEIGHNDLSRDKSPKEVANHIIQIAEKFTCSKVYITSIFPSSTKSKHGKSMLEKDEQLNKILKQYCLNNNHTFIDLYSLFLQSNRLNPLYDCGDHVHLSYNGYVVWANQLNNLL; from the coding sequence TTGATTATTAACCTTGTATTAGCTATAGTTACTATAAAACTATATTATAAATTACAAAGTGCTCGGGTTTCCAAAACAACTAATAGCCAGCCTAAAATAACCGATAAAGAAATTAAAGCCAGTTTGTACAGATTACTCCCGGTAAAAGCAGGCTCAACTGTAATAATTGGTGATAGCCACACTGATTTTTTCCCTTTATCCCTTTTAAATAAGCCAGTAGTAAAAGAAGGTATTGCTGGTGACACCACCGAAGGTGTTTTACAACGAGTAGAAAAGGTAAGTGAATGTAACCCTGCTAAAGTGTTTATTGAAATTGGACATAACGATTTGAGCAGAGATAAGTCGCCTAAGGAAGTAGCAAATCATATTATTCAAATAGCTGAAAAATTTACCTGTTCTAAAGTGTACATCACAAGTATCTTTCCAAGCAGCACCAAAAGCAAACATGGTAAGTCTATGTTGGAAAAAGATGAGCAACTTAACAAGATACTTAAGCAATATTGCCTAAACAACAACCATACCTTTATTGATCTTTATAGTCTTTTCCTACAATCCAATAGATTGAACCCTTTGTATGACTGTGGCGACCATGTTCACCTATCTTATAATGGCTATGTAGTATGGGCTAATCAATTAAACAATTTATTATAA